A single Cottoperca gobio chromosome 7, fCotGob3.1, whole genome shotgun sequence DNA region contains:
- the LOC115011000 gene encoding uncharacterized protein LOC115011000: MRNVCFADVPHLKGQQRIEEFDQVLLGFAFPSFYNSYNKSCCKLYPGGCYKLLDSAGFTCDLLKGRVTTTEKDGWIEFKIWNVRFVDGGYYRCIVLGTQSLIYSDYYVEVSEVSDHHSRSQPSLTTAVKVPKTSTTRPDSTGPALAQDHSDRLRVPWSFGLPLAVIVSITAMILITSVIGVVCCRVKAKRKKPDKYGETVCESLKQEGPEMSGIVYTTLDFRAHQKPTEVYANLRMPKTQAGAPDSTWSEEHDGVVEYSTLAIHQ; the protein is encoded by the exons atgagaaatgtttgttttgcagacgTCCCTCATCTAAAAGGGCAGCAGAGGATCGAGGAGTTTGACCAAGTTCTGCTGGGATTCGCCTTCCCTTCATTTTACAATAGTTACAACAAGTCCTGCTGTAAACTATATCCAGGAGGATGTTACAAGCTGCTGGACAGTGCAGGATTTACCTGTGATTTACTGAAAGGAAGAGTTACGACAACTGAGAAAGACGGCTGGATAGAATTCAAAATATGGAACGTGCGGTTTGTGGACGGAGGCTATTACAGATGTATTGTGCTGGGAACTCAAAGCCTCATCTACAGTGATTACTATGTCGAGGTGTCTG AGGTTTCAGATCACCACAGCCGGTCTCAGCCTTCACTGACAACAGCTGTAAAAGTCCCCAAGACCTCCACAACACGCCCAGACTCCACCGGGCCTGCTCTGGCACAGGACCACAGTGACCGTCTCAG AGTTCCCTGGAGTTTTGGCCTGCCACTAGCTGTCATTGTGTCCATTACAGCGATGATTTTGATCACTTCAGTTATTGGTGTTGTTTGCTGCAGAGTCAAGGCAAAACGTAAAAAGCCTG ACAAATATGgagaaactgtgtgtgagtCACTGAAACAAGAGGGCCCG GAAATGAGTGGCATAGTCTACACAACATTAGACTTCAGAGCTCACCAGAAACCTACAGAGGTGTATGCAAACCTGAGGATGCCCAAAACACAAGCGGGAGCCCCTGACTCAACCTGGAGCGAAGAGCATGACGGGGTGGTGGAGTACTCCACACTGGCAATCCACCAGTGA